The Colias croceus chromosome 3, ilColCroc2.1 genome includes a region encoding these proteins:
- the LOC123705985 gene encoding radial spoke head 10 homolog B-like: protein MYYVDSQRTITRRESSLVIGKHNKDEKIDYEAFSTARGPSTVRLVSDSGASIEARQKGSVQKELVTMLFESMLDHIVDSWDVIETRKVEEVPTDFPRTASELTFGSKKKKSIVKSSKNKKSQSKMEFYDNAQTDLSIQQCWWASPDERAIIRFRNGNIYEGDISMKCMHGEGRFQWADGTVYLGQFKDNEINGKGIIQWKDDTWYEGDFVGNIRHGRGLYVDSRKQLSYSGGWHCGTKHGLGAIYFSGTFKNSYTGEWVHNVRHGFGSREYCALSGYKGDWDYYVRDGKGLMIWPNHDFYRGEWKNGVMSGYGIYIWDSYFNNSMSLPSIIAYRGNWERGRRHGYGVLNLGFGLGSYYKGEFKNNNKHGAGKFITNSGLILQHKNLFMDDNFGPLSDNTECNNLSMDYKRTQPQQPYQFDICDQYIGLFYHIEQAIKNLDKDQETRDAIINEYMENNKTVDYTSVHKNDRQTECDSFNFVDFLKFEENSLRKSLQCYEIQLKRIYYQYATICNDEEIHHTPILIRLYLWQLYYDCNIHEKGLTLVEIDRMFHANPEWLARSPHNPFEKIYFWQFLHCLISIANKLYAKHQLPEKKPDTILAGAFRIFMENDVLPGVGRKKGRLTSGYGSFVPLKGVYNLYRYLGEPCTVRDFLCGMRRPPHYTDMPQPVLKEEEVLLGRNAYVFGDEITFIADNQEIDYNFEMTDLKLFNISNLSSKTVISYFSLIFPQIIEKDKIMNLNIELTFFEFFEVFIACVEESMRLSEEEINNRERSSNITPDENNTKIK from the exons atgtactacgtTGATTCCCAACGGACCATCACAAGACGCGAGAGCTCTTTAGTAATTGGTAAACACAATAAAGATGAAAAAATCGATTACGAAGCATTTTCAACTGCTCGCGGGCCATCCACTGTGCGTCTCGTAAGCGATTCTGGAGCTTCTATAGAAGCCCGACAGAAGGGCTCTGTTCAAAAAGAGCTCGTCACTATGTTATTCGAATCAATGCTTGATCACATAGTGGATTCTTGGGATGTTATAGAAACCAGGAAAGTCGAGGAAGTTCCTACTGATTTTCCACGGACAGCTAGCGAGTTGACTTTTGGAAGCAAGAAGAAAAAGTCAATAG ttaaatcaagtaaaaataagaaaagtcAATCGAAAATGGAGTTCTACGACAATGCACAG ACTGATTTGTCAATCCAACAATGTTGGTGGGCATCTCCAGATGAAAGAGCCATCATACGGTTCCGCAATGGAAATATTTATGAAGGCGATATATCTATGAAGTGCATGCATGGGGAAGGGCGCTTCCAGTGGGCTGATGGAACAGTTTATTTA GGTCAATTCAAAGATAACGAAATAAATGGTAAAGGTATCATTCAGTGGAAAGATGATACATGGTATGAGGGTGATTTTGTTGGAAACATTCGTCACGGTAGAGGCCTCTACGTCGATTCCCGTAAACAACTTTCGTACTCAGGAGGCTGGCACTGTGGAACTAAGCACGGTCTCGGGGCCATATATTTTTCCGgaacttttaaaaattcctATACCGGAGAATGGGTCCAC AATGTACGGCATGGTTTTGGGTCCCGTGAATATTGTGCTTTGAGTGGTTATAAAGGCGATTGGGATTATTACGTAAGAGATGGAAAAGGTTTGATGATATGGCCAAATCACGAT TTTTACAGGGGCGAATGGAAGAATGGTGTAATGTCTGGATATGGAATTTATATTTGGGATTCTTATTTTAACAATTCCATGTCTTTGCCTTCCATTATTGCTTATAGAGGCAATTGGGAGAGAGGTCGACGTCATGGATATGGTGTCTTAAACCTAGGTTTTGGTTTAGGATCATATTATAAGGGAGAgtttaagaataataataaacacggTGCGGGGAAATTTATAACGAATAGTGGATTAATACTTCagcataaaaatttgtttatggATGATAACTTTGGACCGCTATCTGATAACACcgaatgtaataatttatccaTGGATTATAAAAGGACCCAGCCTCAACAACCCTATCAATTTGACATTTGTGATCAATATATAGGATTATTTTATCACATTGAACAAGCCATTAAAAATCTTGATAAGGACCAAGAAACAAGAGATGctattataaatgaatatatgGAAAACAACAAAACAGTAGATTACACTTCAGTTCATAAAAATGACCGACAAACGGAATgtgatagttttaatttcgtaGATTTTCTAAAATTTGAAGAAAATTCCTTGCGAAAATCTCTACAGTGTTATGAAATACAACTGAAACGTATATATTACCAATATGCAACTATCTGTAACGATGAAGAAATACACCACACGCCAATTCTTATACGTTTATATTTATggcaattatattatgattgtaACATTCACGAGAAAGGACTTACTCTTGTAGAAATAGATAGAATGTTTCATGCTAACCCCGAATGGTTAGCAAGATCACCACACAatccatttgaaaaaatttacttttggcAATTTCTACACTGCCTCATTTCGATCGCTAATAAGCTATACGCTAAACATCAATTGCCTGAAAAAAAGCCTGATACTATTTTAGCCGGAGCATTTAGAATTTTTATGGAAAACGACGTTTTACCGGGAGTTGGCCGTAAAAAAG GTCGTTTAACAAGTGGATATGGATCATTCGTACCGCTTAAAggagtatataatttatatagatatttaggAGAGCCTTGCACTGTAAGAGACTTTCTATGTGGTATGCGACGACCACCACATTACACAGATATGCCACAACCAGTTTTAAAGGAAGAAGAAGTTTTACTTGGTCGAAATGCTTATGTTTTTGGTGatgaaataacttttattgCAG ataATCAAGAGATAGATTATAATTTCGAAATGACTGacttaaaattgtttaacaTCAGCAACCTTTCCAGTAAGACTGTAATATCATACTTCTCCCTTATCTTTCCTCAAATCATAGAAAaggataaaataatgaatctaAATATAGAGCTGACTTTCTTTGAATTTTTCGAAGTATTCATAGCATGTGTTGAAGAAAGCATGCGCTTGAGTGAGGAAGAGATAAATAATCGAGAGCGATCTTCGAATATTACACCTGATGAAAACAATaccaaaataaagtaa
- the LOC123705857 gene encoding uncharacterized protein LOC123705857 gives MDSKTLLFCTVMGCLTSCLRGETAGESQSLQRIPVESFSGTTNDGHQDSPSSSWKYWPWKFWKWGRSVLNEGLTHTSDLMQSASRRPYYHNLHSERKLKRKIKFLVKIQNYDK, from the exons ATGGACTCTAAG aCTCTGTTATTCTGCACTGTGATGGGATGTCTGACTTCATGCTTAAGAGGAGAAACGGCTGGTGAAAGTCAATCTCTACAGAGAATACCCGTAGAAAGTTTCAGTGGCACTACAAACGATGGACATCAAGACAGTCCTTCGTCATCGTGGAAATATTGGCCTTGGAAATTTTGGAAATGgg GTCGTTCTGTGTTAAACGAGGGTTTAACACATACTTCTGATTTAATGCAGAGTGCATCTAGAAGACCTTACTATCATAATTTACATTCTGAACGGAAATTGAAGAGAAAGATTAAATTTCTtgtgaaaatacaaaattatgacaaataa